A genomic region of Acidimicrobiales bacterium contains the following coding sequences:
- a CDS encoding MBOAT family protein produces MEHGVLFPTFEFAVFFSVVFVLNWLLRPHPLAWRLFLLGASFVFYAAFEPVYCLLLAASILVNQAFGVAIARQAHPGRRRALLAGAVVANLAALGYYKYTDFFVESVGGALELVGIDTGWVPLGIVLPVAISFFTFQALSYVIDIYRGHAEPSPLLDFAVYLSFFPHLVAGPIVRARELLPQLTEHADPRRVNAALAFRLIMAGLFKKVVISSFLSAAIVDDVFAVPEAHRSLEILVAVYAYAIQIYADFSGYTDIAIGCALLLGLRFPQNFDAPYTATSMQSFWRRWHMTLSFWLRDYLYIPLGGNQGSRQWAFATLFLTMLIGGFWHGAAWTFLIWGAIHGLALAVERRVLDGWAAAGKVPGPWSPVLRWLATFHVVCLAWIFFRAESLGVAGTILWRLVAAPGLGEAVTPMVLLVIAVSIGSQFVPTGWVDRAQAVFSRSAPAVQAVALAVGLLFVDALGPEGVPPFIYFQF; encoded by the coding sequence GTGGAGCACGGCGTGCTGTTCCCCACCTTCGAGTTCGCCGTCTTCTTCTCGGTGGTCTTCGTCCTCAACTGGCTGCTGCGGCCCCACCCGCTGGCCTGGCGGCTGTTCCTGCTCGGCGCCAGCTTCGTCTTCTACGCCGCCTTCGAACCCGTCTACTGCCTGCTGCTGGCTGCCTCGATCCTGGTCAACCAGGCCTTCGGCGTGGCCATCGCCCGCCAGGCCCACCCCGGCCGCCGTCGCGCCCTGCTGGCCGGGGCGGTGGTGGCCAACCTGGCCGCCCTCGGCTACTACAAGTACACCGACTTCTTCGTCGAGTCGGTGGGCGGGGCGCTGGAGCTGGTGGGCATCGACACCGGGTGGGTGCCGCTGGGGATCGTCCTGCCGGTGGCCATCTCGTTCTTCACCTTCCAGGCCCTCAGCTACGTCATCGACATCTACCGGGGCCACGCCGAGCCCTCGCCCCTGCTCGACTTCGCCGTCTACCTGTCGTTCTTCCCCCACCTGGTGGCCGGCCCCATCGTCCGGGCCCGGGAGCTGCTGCCCCAGCTGACCGAGCACGCCGATCCCCGCCGGGTCAACGCCGCCCTGGCCTTCCGGCTGATCATGGCCGGCCTGTTCAAGAAGGTGGTGATCTCCAGCTTCCTGTCCGCGGCCATCGTGGACGACGTCTTCGCCGTGCCCGAGGCCCACCGGTCGCTGGAGATCCTGGTCGCCGTCTACGCCTACGCCATCCAGATCTACGCCGACTTCAGCGGCTACACCGACATCGCCATCGGCTGCGCCCTGCTGCTGGGGCTGCGCTTCCCCCAGAACTTCGACGCCCCCTACACGGCCACGTCGATGCAGAGCTTCTGGCGGCGCTGGCACATGACGCTGTCGTTCTGGTTGCGGGACTACCTCTACATCCCCCTGGGCGGGAACCAGGGGAGCCGGCAGTGGGCCTTCGCCACCCTGTTCCTGACCATGCTCATCGGCGGGTTCTGGCACGGCGCGGCGTGGACGTTCCTGATCTGGGGGGCCATCCACGGCCTGGCCCTGGCCGTGGAGCGCCGCGTCCTCGACGGCTGGGCCGCGGCCGGGAAGGTGCCGGGGCCGTGGTCGCCGGTGCTCCGGTGGCTGGCCACCTTCCACGTGGTGTGCCTGGCCTGGATCTTCTTCCGGGCCGAGTCGCTGGGGGTGGCCGGCACCATCCTGTGGCGCCTGGTGGCCGCCCCCGGCCTGGGCGAGGCCGTCACCCCCATGGTGCTGCTGGTGATCGCCGTGTCCATCGGCTCCCAGTTCGTGCCCACCGGGTGGGTGGACCGGGCCCAGGCCGTGTTCTCCCGCTCGGCCCCCGCCGTCCAGGCCGTGGCCCTGGCCGTGGGCCTCCTGTTCGTCGACGCCCTCGGTCCCGAGGGCGTCCCGCCGTTCATCTACTTCCAGTTCTAG
- a CDS encoding long-chain fatty acid--CoA ligase: protein MQDHPLTLVHFFDRAERLFRDKRVVTATATGKQTRTYGEWAARTRRAGGALAALGIGAEGRVATFGWNTADHLELYFAAPCSGRVLHTLNIRLFPEQLTYIANHAEDEVVFVDRTLAALLWPLLDTFETVRHVVVMDDGAGEVPDAPAGKEVHRYEDLLAGADPAEWHVEDENQAASMCYTSGTTGNPKGVVYSHRSTYLHTLGTMAVDALGASEADTILPVVPMFHANAWGLAHAAVAVGANLVMPGPNMAAEPLAELIESERVTVAAGVPTIWMGVLPELKGRDLSALRAIPCGGSAVPRALSEAYREQVGLPIYQAWGMTETSPVASAGHIKATLAEGRTEDELADLRATIGVPLCGVDLRIVDPDTLEPVAADGQAQGEIQARGPWIAREYYHDDRSPESFTPDGWLKTGDVATVDDHGYMRIVDRTKDVVKSGGEWISTVELENEIMGHPRVAEAAVIGVRHPKWQERPLACVVVAEGEELTKGEVLEFLDGRVAKWWLPDDVVFVDEIPKTSVGKFSKKDLRARFADYSLPTASEG from the coding sequence ATGCAGGACCACCCGCTGACCCTGGTGCACTTCTTCGACCGGGCCGAGCGCCTGTTCCGCGACAAGCGGGTGGTCACGGCCACGGCCACCGGCAAGCAGACCCGGACCTACGGCGAGTGGGCGGCGCGCACCCGCCGGGCCGGCGGGGCCCTGGCCGCCCTGGGCATCGGCGCCGAGGGGCGGGTGGCCACCTTCGGCTGGAACACCGCCGATCACCTGGAGCTGTACTTCGCCGCCCCGTGCAGCGGCCGGGTCCTCCACACCCTCAACATCCGCCTGTTCCCCGAGCAGCTGACCTACATCGCCAACCACGCCGAGGACGAGGTCGTCTTCGTGGACCGGACCCTGGCCGCCCTGCTGTGGCCCCTGCTGGACACGTTCGAGACGGTGCGCCACGTGGTGGTCATGGACGACGGCGCCGGCGAGGTGCCCGACGCCCCGGCCGGCAAGGAGGTCCACCGCTACGAGGACCTGCTGGCCGGGGCCGACCCCGCCGAGTGGCACGTGGAGGACGAGAACCAGGCCGCCAGCATGTGCTACACGTCCGGCACCACGGGCAACCCGAAGGGCGTGGTCTACAGCCACCGCTCCACCTACCTGCACACCCTGGGCACCATGGCCGTCGACGCCCTGGGGGCCTCGGAGGCCGACACCATCCTGCCGGTGGTGCCCATGTTCCACGCCAACGCCTGGGGCCTGGCCCACGCCGCGGTGGCGGTGGGGGCCAACCTGGTCATGCCCGGGCCCAACATGGCGGCCGAGCCCCTGGCGGAGCTGATCGAGAGCGAGCGGGTCACGGTGGCCGCCGGCGTGCCCACCATCTGGATGGGGGTGCTGCCCGAGCTGAAGGGCCGCGACCTCTCGGCCCTGCGGGCCATCCCCTGCGGCGGCTCGGCCGTGCCCCGGGCCCTGTCCGAGGCCTACCGGGAGCAGGTCGGCCTGCCCATCTACCAGGCCTGGGGCATGACCGAGACCAGCCCGGTGGCCTCGGCCGGCCACATCAAGGCCACCCTGGCCGAGGGGCGCACCGAGGACGAGCTGGCCGACCTGCGGGCCACCATCGGAGTGCCGTTGTGCGGCGTCGACCTCCGCATCGTCGACCCCGACACCCTGGAGCCGGTGGCCGCCGACGGGCAGGCCCAGGGCGAGATCCAGGCCCGGGGCCCGTGGATCGCCCGGGAGTACTACCACGACGACCGGTCACCCGAGAGCTTCACCCCCGACGGGTGGCTGAAGACCGGCGACGTGGCCACCGTGGACGACCACGGCTACATGCGCATCGTGGACCGGACCAAGGACGTGGTGAAGTCGGGCGGGGAGTGGATCTCCACCGTGGAGCTGGAGAACGAGATCATGGGCCACCCCCGGGTGGCCGAGGCGGCGGTGATCGGCGTGCGCCACCCCAAGTGGCAGGAGCGCCCCCTGGCCTGCGTGGTGGTGGCCGAGGGCGAGGAGCTGACCAAGGGCGAGGTGCTGGAGTTCCTGGACGGCCGGGTGGCCAAGTGGTGGCTGCCCGACGACGTGGTCTTCGTGGACGAGATCCCCAAGACCTCTGTCGGCAAGTTCTCCAAGAAGGACCTCCGCGCCCGCTTCGCCGACTACAGCCTGCCCACCGCGTCCGAGGGCTGA
- a CDS encoding cellulase family glycosylhydrolase — MGRHRTRQRALALILGAALAVTSCSGGDGDAAEREPGRDEGPSTTEGPGPVAEALPALERLHVARAGGRAHIADGQGREVLLRGANLNVLGDYHQADPTLPPVLPATDADWDQMAAHGFSVVRLLVSWSALEPVRGQLDQAYLQRIRDAVAAAAARRIHTVIDMHQDAWGRFIASPPDVACGPGTEPAIGWDGAPQWATLTDGADTCRPIGSREGAPAVRAAFTAFYENRDGIRDAFVATWRRLAAAFATEPAVAGFDLFNEPTMVFDAAVAEQRYTELTSALVTAIRAGEAEAGGFPHIVFLEPIVLFPVPGTVPAPGFTTDDQIAFAPHNYAESIGPALLTVEQTMDVAVGTATERGWALWIGEHGVFETTEEKLDVLHRFAAAQDGALAGGAQWQWRQRCGDPHAIGVPGTRPTATQVQLNDVACPDDIDAGPNRELLRVAGRAYPRAAPGRLTELVSDPRAGTLRVAGALADDLGDWGPLVLWVPGQEAPRVEADGTAEPEATRVPGGWLLTAEVTDSPWEVRVS, encoded by the coding sequence GTGGGGCGACACCGGACGCGACAGCGGGCCCTGGCCCTGATCCTGGGGGCCGCGCTGGCCGTCACGTCCTGCTCGGGGGGCGACGGGGACGCCGCCGAGCGGGAGCCGGGCCGCGACGAGGGCCCGAGCACCACCGAGGGACCCGGCCCGGTGGCCGAGGCCCTGCCCGCGTTGGAGCGCCTGCACGTGGCCCGGGCCGGCGGCCGGGCCCACATCGCCGACGGGCAGGGCCGGGAGGTGCTGCTGCGGGGGGCCAACCTGAACGTGCTGGGCGACTACCACCAGGCCGACCCCACGCTGCCCCCGGTGCTGCCGGCCACCGACGCCGACTGGGACCAGATGGCGGCCCACGGGTTCTCGGTGGTCCGCCTGCTGGTGTCGTGGTCGGCCCTGGAGCCGGTGCGGGGCCAGCTCGACCAGGCCTACCTCCAGCGCATCCGCGACGCGGTGGCGGCCGCCGCGGCCCGGCGCATCCACACCGTCATCGACATGCACCAGGACGCCTGGGGCCGCTTCATCGCCTCGCCCCCCGACGTGGCCTGCGGGCCGGGTACCGAGCCGGCCATCGGCTGGGACGGGGCCCCGCAGTGGGCCACCCTGACCGACGGGGCCGACACCTGCCGGCCCATCGGCAGCCGCGAGGGCGCCCCCGCGGTGCGGGCCGCCTTCACCGCCTTCTACGAGAACCGCGACGGCATCCGCGACGCCTTCGTGGCCACCTGGCGGCGGTTGGCGGCGGCCTTCGCCACCGAGCCCGCGGTGGCCGGGTTCGACCTGTTCAACGAGCCCACCATGGTCTTCGACGCCGCGGTCGCCGAGCAGCGCTACACCGAGCTGACGAGCGCCCTGGTCACGGCGATCCGGGCCGGCGAGGCGGAGGCCGGGGGCTTCCCCCACATCGTGTTCCTGGAGCCCATCGTGCTGTTCCCCGTCCCGGGGACGGTGCCCGCTCCTGGCTTCACCACCGACGACCAGATCGCCTTCGCCCCCCACAACTACGCCGAGTCGATCGGGCCCGCCCTCCTGACCGTGGAGCAGACCATGGACGTGGCCGTGGGCACGGCCACCGAGCGGGGCTGGGCGCTGTGGATCGGGGAGCACGGCGTGTTCGAGACCACCGAGGAGAAGCTGGACGTGCTGCACCGATTCGCAGCGGCCCAGGACGGGGCGCTGGCCGGCGGGGCCCAGTGGCAGTGGCGCCAGCGGTGCGGCGACCCCCACGCCATCGGCGTCCCCGGCACCCGCCCCACCGCCACCCAGGTCCAGCTCAACGACGTGGCCTGCCCCGACGACATCGACGCCGGCCCCAACCGGGAGCTCCTGCGGGTGGCGGGCCGGGCCTACCCGCGGGCCGCCCCGGGGCGCCTGACCGAGCTGGTGTCCGATCCCCGGGCGGGCACGCTGCGGGTGGCCGGCGCCCTGGCCGACGACCTGGGCGACTGGGGTCCGCTGGTGCTGTGGGTGCCGGGCCAGGAGGCCCCCCGGGTC